One segment of Pleomorphomonas sp. PLEO DNA contains the following:
- a CDS encoding methyltransferase domain-containing protein: protein MFLDVVDLRDFYSSDLGHVIRPILTDHFRKIWPSVTGDRLAGLGFATPYLAPFRDEADRTLALMPAAQGAVNWPAGGPSASALVCDDMLPLPDSSIDRLLIVHALEMANDPAELLKEAWRVLSPGGRILALVPNRRGLWARVDTSPFGYGRPFSRGQITKLLRETSFSPTAWDEALYVMPVPRRHFMHASARWEAIGARLWPAFAGVILVEAAKHLHQGVPVIRRVRSPAIRPVLLPSPAGLPSPHRTGPTS, encoded by the coding sequence ATGTTTCTCGACGTCGTCGATCTCAGGGACTTCTATTCGAGCGACCTTGGCCACGTCATCCGGCCCATCCTTACGGATCATTTCAGGAAGATCTGGCCGAGCGTCACCGGCGACCGGCTGGCCGGCCTCGGCTTCGCGACGCCCTATCTTGCCCCGTTCCGCGACGAGGCCGATCGTACGCTGGCGCTGATGCCGGCGGCTCAGGGGGCGGTCAACTGGCCCGCCGGTGGCCCGTCCGCCTCGGCACTGGTCTGCGACGACATGCTGCCGTTGCCGGACTCCTCGATCGACCGGCTGCTGATCGTCCACGCCCTGGAGATGGCCAACGATCCGGCTGAACTGCTGAAGGAGGCTTGGCGCGTGCTGTCACCGGGCGGCCGAATACTGGCCCTCGTGCCCAACCGGCGCGGCCTCTGGGCGCGCGTCGACACCTCGCCCTTCGGCTATGGCCGGCCTTTCTCGCGTGGTCAGATCACCAAGCTCCTGCGGGAAACATCCTTCTCGCCCACCGCCTGGGACGAGGCGCTCTACGTGATGCCGGTGCCGCGCCGCCACTTCATGCATGCCAGCGCCCGCTGGGAAGCGATCGGCGCTCGCCTGTGGCCGGCCTTTGCCGGCGTCATTCTCGTGGAGGCGGCCAAGCATCTTCACCAGGGCGTACCAGTGATCCGCCGCGTCCGCTCGCCTGCGATCCGACCGGTCCTTTTGCCCTCGCCGGCCGGCCTGCCGAGCCCGCACCGCACCGGCCCCACCAGTTGA
- a CDS encoding DMT family transporter — translation MSNRARATLIGLAAIVMWSMLGVFTGGSGAVPPFLLNALCFGLSGSIATIWLIARGRTGVLRQPLRVWAVGTLGLFGYHALYFTALRTAPLVEAGLINYLWPLLIVLFSGLLPGERLRFHHFAGVVLGFSGAALLVTAGRSLSLDGGYALGYLAAFLAAVVWAAYSVISRRFAGVPSEAVAGFCLATALLSLVCHFAFEQTVLPADPFQWLMVLLLGAFPVGLAFFVWDHGVKHGDIQLIGTAAYATPVLSTLLLTLTGYGTLGWTTALACALVTLGAVVAAWDALPFRRKPRRAVT, via the coding sequence ATGTCGAACCGCGCCCGCGCCACCCTGATCGGCCTTGCCGCCATTGTCATGTGGTCGATGCTGGGTGTTTTCACCGGCGGTTCGGGCGCTGTACCGCCCTTTCTGCTCAACGCGCTCTGCTTCGGTCTGTCCGGGTCGATCGCCACGATCTGGCTGATCGCCCGCGGTCGCACTGGCGTTTTGAGGCAACCCCTCCGGGTTTGGGCGGTCGGCACGCTCGGCCTGTTCGGCTATCATGCCCTCTATTTCACGGCGTTGCGCACCGCGCCGCTGGTCGAGGCCGGCCTCATCAACTATCTCTGGCCACTGTTGATCGTGCTGTTCTCCGGCCTCTTGCCCGGTGAGCGACTGCGCTTTCACCACTTCGCGGGTGTGGTGCTCGGCTTTTCCGGCGCGGCGCTTCTGGTAACGGCCGGCCGATCGCTATCGCTCGACGGCGGCTATGCCTTGGGCTATCTGGCTGCCTTTCTCGCCGCCGTCGTGTGGGCCGCCTACTCGGTGATCTCGCGACGTTTTGCCGGCGTACCCTCGGAAGCCGTTGCCGGTTTCTGCCTGGCGACCGCGCTTCTCAGCCTTGTCTGTCACTTCGCCTTTGAACAGACGGTGCTGCCGGCCGACCCGTTTCAATGGCTGATGGTGCTGCTGCTCGGCGCTTTTCCGGTTGGGCTCGCCTTCTTCGTGTGGGACCACGGCGTCAAGCACGGCGACATTCAGCTCATCGGTACCGCCGCCTATGCGACGCCGGTACTGTCGACCCTGCTGCTCACGCTCACCGGCTACGGCACACTCGGCTGGACGACGGCGCTCGCCTGCGCCCTCGTCACCCTCGGCGCGGTTGTCGCCGCCTGGGACGCACTGCCGTTCCGGCGCAAGCCACGCCGGGCTGTTACTTGA
- the gloB gene encoding hydroxyacylglutathione hydrolase, with translation MVPKIDVIACLSDNYAYLLRDEESGAAVVIDAPEAAPILAAVEASGGRLDALLLTHHHGDHIEGAAEITKRTGARLIGAAADAHRLPPLGQAVADDESFSVGPFGFRVIATPGHTRGHIVYYAPAARALFSGDTLFSLGCGRLFEGSAQDMWESLLRIAALPPETSVYPGHEYTASNGRFALAVDPANAALAERLSEVEALRGAGQPTVPVTLKRELLTNPFLRAGDPRLAENLGFSGHPAVEVFAELRRRKDTFK, from the coding sequence ATGGTCCCGAAGATCGACGTCATCGCCTGTCTCAGCGACAACTATGCCTATCTCCTCCGCGATGAGGAAAGTGGCGCGGCTGTGGTCATCGATGCCCCGGAAGCGGCGCCGATTCTTGCCGCCGTCGAAGCGTCCGGTGGTCGGCTCGATGCCCTTCTTCTCACCCATCATCACGGTGACCATATCGAAGGCGCTGCCGAGATTACCAAGCGCACCGGGGCGCGGCTCATCGGCGCGGCGGCCGACGCTCACCGGCTGCCACCGCTCGGCCAGGCGGTGGCCGATGACGAGAGCTTTTCCGTTGGTCCGTTTGGGTTCAGGGTCATTGCCACACCCGGTCACACGCGCGGGCATATCGTCTACTACGCGCCGGCTGCGCGGGCGCTGTTTTCCGGCGATACGCTGTTCTCGCTCGGCTGCGGCCGCCTGTTTGAGGGCAGCGCTCAGGATATGTGGGAGTCGCTCCTGCGCATCGCCGCGCTGCCGCCAGAGACGTCAGTCTATCCGGGACACGAATACACGGCGTCCAACGGACGCTTCGCGCTGGCGGTCGACCCTGCCAATGCGGCTTTGGCCGAGCGGCTTTCCGAGGTGGAAGCGTTGCGCGGCGCCGGTCAGCCGACGGTGCCGGTGACACTCAAGCGGGAGCTTCTCACCAATCCCTTCCTGAGAGCCGGCGATCCCCGACTTGCGGAAAACCTGGGATTTTCGGGCCATCCGGCGGTGGAAGTGTTCGCCGAACTGCGCCGCCGCAAGGATACGTTCAAGTAA